Proteins encoded together in one Streptomyces umbrinus window:
- a CDS encoding SDR family NAD(P)-dependent oxidoreductase has product MGLLEGKTALVTGGSTGIGLAGAVRLAAEGAHVFITGRRKTELDAAVEAIGSAATAVTGDISDLADLDRLYETIRSRGRGLDVLFANASVAELVTLEEVTEEHFDTLFGINVRGTLFTVKKALPLLNDGASVILNGSTNVDVGDEALGVYAATKAATRSFARTWANELKGRGIRVNTVTPGPTDTPALSALTPDPERFQRQLAARVPLGRLGRPEEVAAAVAFLASDQSSFITGSSLYVDGGLNQI; this is encoded by the coding sequence GTGGGGTTGCTCGAGGGGAAGACCGCTCTCGTCACCGGGGGCAGCACCGGAATCGGCCTGGCCGGCGCCGTGCGACTGGCGGCCGAGGGTGCGCATGTGTTCATCACCGGCCGCCGCAAGACCGAACTCGACGCGGCCGTGGAAGCGATCGGTTCAGCCGCCACCGCGGTGACCGGCGACATCTCGGACCTGGCCGACCTGGACCGGCTCTACGAGACGATCCGCAGCCGGGGACGAGGTCTGGACGTACTGTTCGCGAACGCCTCCGTCGCCGAGCTCGTGACGCTCGAGGAGGTCACCGAGGAGCACTTCGACACCCTCTTCGGCATCAACGTCCGGGGCACGCTGTTCACCGTCAAGAAGGCGCTGCCCCTGCTCAACGACGGCGCCTCGGTGATCCTGAACGGCTCCACCAACGTGGACGTCGGCGATGAGGCGCTCGGCGTGTACGCGGCGACCAAGGCCGCCACTCGATCATTCGCCCGGACCTGGGCCAACGAACTCAAGGGGCGCGGCATCCGGGTCAACACCGTTACGCCCGGCCCGACCGACACCCCCGCCCTGTCGGCCCTCACTCCCGACCCGGAGCGGTTCCAGCGGCAACTGGCGGCACGTGTGCCGCTGGGCCGGCTCGGGCGCCCGGAGGAGGTCGCCGCCGCGGTGGCCTTCCTCGCCTCCGACCAGAGCAGCTTCATCACCGGTTCGAGCCTGTACGTCGACGGCGGTCTGAACCAGATCTGA
- a CDS encoding sensor histidine kinase, producing MAKAHNNHDEPVAPLWVRRPEALHLIAYSLAALVFTGQIVAAILRGSDWPTALSVLLAGGGVALSWRSPWAGLVVTSAASFAVTAVGHDPLSVWMMAVLVLFSVTVRGKQPLVGTGIVAASFLGAFMTLGGFRGGAIVGAAALFSAMAGGATGAALRIHREHWRTLEERAESAIATREIEATRRVTEERLRIARDLHDVIGHQVAMLSMHLGAAEIGLPEDAESSRQALVSARSSARTVVVETQRILALLRLGDDTADDEALRPTPALSGLEGLIASFESIGLDVRPSIDIPAGFVEPSVGVTVYRVVQEALTNAYRHGEGTATVDVRERDGRICVTVENRVGHTQRGSGSGLGLLGMRERVESSSGRLTIDSDDGRFRVHAEFSPLGATVR from the coding sequence ATGGCCAAGGCGCACAACAACCACGACGAGCCCGTGGCACCCCTGTGGGTCCGCCGCCCCGAGGCCCTGCACCTCATCGCCTATTCCCTGGCCGCCCTGGTCTTCACCGGCCAGATCGTGGCAGCGATCCTGCGAGGGTCGGACTGGCCGACGGCCCTCTCCGTGCTCCTCGCCGGTGGCGGCGTCGCCCTCTCCTGGCGGAGCCCGTGGGCAGGACTGGTCGTGACGAGCGCCGCGTCCTTCGCCGTCACAGCGGTGGGCCACGACCCCCTGTCGGTGTGGATGATGGCGGTGCTCGTACTGTTCTCGGTCACCGTCAGGGGGAAGCAGCCGCTCGTCGGAACCGGCATCGTGGCGGCGTCCTTCCTGGGGGCGTTCATGACGCTGGGAGGATTCCGTGGCGGCGCGATCGTGGGAGCCGCCGCACTCTTCTCGGCCATGGCGGGAGGCGCGACAGGGGCCGCGCTGCGCATCCATCGCGAGCACTGGCGCACCCTGGAGGAACGGGCCGAGAGCGCCATCGCCACCCGCGAGATCGAAGCCACCCGACGGGTGACCGAGGAACGGCTCCGCATCGCCCGGGACCTCCACGACGTCATCGGTCACCAGGTCGCGATGCTGAGCATGCATCTCGGTGCCGCGGAGATCGGGCTGCCCGAAGACGCCGAGTCCTCCCGGCAGGCCCTCGTCTCGGCCAGGTCCAGCGCCCGTACCGTCGTCGTCGAAACACAACGGATCCTCGCGCTCCTCCGCCTCGGAGACGACACTGCCGACGACGAGGCGCTCCGGCCGACCCCGGCGCTCAGCGGCCTGGAAGGCCTCATCGCCTCTTTCGAGAGCATCGGCCTCGACGTCCGTCCCTCCATCGACATCCCGGCCGGTTTCGTGGAGCCCAGCGTCGGCGTGACGGTCTACCGGGTCGTTCAGGAAGCACTCACGAATGCGTACCGGCATGGAGAGGGGACGGCAACAGTGGACGTGCGCGAGCGCGACGGCAGGATCTGCGTGACCGTGGAGAACCGCGTCGGTCACACACAGCGCGGCTCGGGCAGCGGACTCGGCCTCCTGGGCATGCGCGAACGCGTCGAGTCCTCCAGCGGTCGCCTGACGATCGACAGTGACGACGGGCGATTCCGCGTCCACGCGGAGTTCAGCCCCTTGGGAGCCACCGTCCGATGA
- a CDS encoding TetR/AcrR family transcriptional regulator codes for METKQSGPIGRPRGFDADEALERAMLVFWEHGYEGASLACLTNAMGISTTSMYAAFGNKEALFRKALERYTEGPSAYVPRALEEPTALGVATAILAGTIRTTTRPAHPNGCLGVQSALTVSDSGREVRDLLVAWRDDGYTLIRERFQRAVDDGDLPPETDPGLLARYLTALGYGIAVQAASGVGRDELQEMADAALRNWPLS; via the coding sequence GTGGAGACGAAACAGAGCGGCCCCATCGGCCGACCGCGAGGGTTCGACGCCGACGAGGCTCTCGAACGGGCCATGCTGGTCTTCTGGGAGCACGGCTACGAGGGGGCCAGCCTGGCCTGCCTGACGAATGCCATGGGCATCTCCACCACCAGCATGTACGCGGCCTTCGGCAACAAGGAGGCGCTGTTCCGCAAGGCCCTGGAGCGGTACACCGAAGGCCCGAGCGCCTACGTGCCCCGGGCCCTGGAAGAGCCGACCGCCCTCGGCGTCGCCACCGCGATCCTGGCCGGCACCATTCGGACCACCACCCGCCCGGCCCATCCCAACGGCTGCCTGGGCGTCCAGAGCGCCCTGACCGTCAGTGACTCCGGGCGGGAGGTCCGTGACCTTCTCGTCGCCTGGCGTGACGACGGCTACACCCTCATCCGAGAGCGGTTCCAGCGGGCCGTCGACGACGGCGACCTGCCTCCGGAGACGGACCCGGGGCTACTGGCCCGCTACCTCACCGCCTTGGGGTACGGCATCGCCGTGCAGGCCGCGAGCGGTGTGGGCCGCGACGAACTCCAGGAGATGGCCGACGCCGCTCTGCGCAACTGGCCGCTCTCCTGA
- a CDS encoding ester cyclase: MSDSDLRAFYLRYIEQLNAHKFDGMDEFIDDRTTLNGVPVTRNDVLSVQRQAVDAVPDLHWELKELLFDGDRLAARLINTGTPVKEWLGVAPTGASFEIVEYAIYQVRDGRFVHMTALHDAGEMRRQLTG; the protein is encoded by the coding sequence ATGTCCGACAGCGATCTGCGCGCTTTCTACCTGCGCTATATCGAGCAGCTCAACGCCCACAAGTTCGACGGTATGGACGAATTCATCGACGACCGGACCACGTTGAACGGTGTGCCCGTCACCCGGAACGACGTTCTCTCGGTTCAGAGGCAGGCCGTGGACGCGGTTCCGGACCTCCACTGGGAGCTCAAGGAACTGCTCTTCGACGGTGACCGGCTGGCCGCCCGTCTGATCAACACGGGCACTCCGGTGAAGGAATGGCTCGGCGTGGCCCCCACCGGCGCCTCGTTCGAGATCGTCGAATACGCCATCTACCAGGTCCGCGACGGGCGGTTCGTGCATATGACCGCTCTGCACGACGCCGGTGAAATGCGCCGTCAGTTGACCGGTTGA
- a CDS encoding AurF N-oxygenase family protein — protein MTTVTEAEVLRDALGLLKDREQVAERLLDSSAKHSFDPDKELDWDAPFEEGKWFWPPELVSLYDTPLWKRMSEEQRILLSRHEAAALASLGIWFEIILMQLLVRHIYDKAATSAHVRYALTEIEDECRHSKMFARLIASGGTPWYPVSRAHQNLGRFFKTVSTTPGSFTATLLGEEVLDWMQRLTFPDERVQTLVRGVTRIHVVEEARHVRYAREELRRQMVTAPRWSQEFTRVTSGEFARVFSVAFVNPDVYENVGLDRREAMAQVKASGHRREVMQTGSKRLTDFLDDIGVLRGVGRRLWRSSGLLA, from the coding sequence ATGACGACCGTTACGGAGGCCGAGGTGCTGCGCGATGCGCTCGGTCTGCTCAAGGACCGGGAGCAGGTGGCCGAGCGGCTGCTCGACTCCTCCGCGAAGCACTCCTTCGACCCGGACAAGGAGCTGGACTGGGACGCGCCCTTCGAGGAGGGGAAGTGGTTCTGGCCGCCGGAGCTGGTGTCGCTGTACGACACCCCGCTGTGGAAGCGGATGAGTGAGGAGCAGCGGATTCTGCTGTCGCGGCACGAGGCCGCCGCGCTGGCCTCGCTGGGGATCTGGTTCGAGATCATCCTGATGCAGCTGCTCGTGCGGCACATCTATGACAAGGCGGCGACGAGTGCGCATGTGCGCTATGCGCTGACCGAGATCGAGGACGAGTGCCGACACTCGAAGATGTTCGCGCGGCTGATCGCGTCCGGTGGGACGCCCTGGTATCCGGTGAGCCGGGCCCATCAGAACCTCGGGCGGTTCTTCAAGACGGTGTCGACCACGCCGGGGTCGTTCACGGCGACGTTGCTCGGTGAGGAGGTGCTCGACTGGATGCAGCGGCTGACCTTCCCTGACGAGCGGGTGCAGACGTTGGTCCGGGGTGTGACGCGGATCCATGTGGTGGAGGAGGCCCGGCATGTGCGGTACGCGCGGGAGGAACTCCGTCGGCAGATGGTTACCGCGCCTCGGTGGTCGCAGGAGTTCACGCGGGTTACGTCCGGGGAGTTCGCTCGGGTGTTCTCGGTGGCTTTCGTCAATCCCGATGTGTACGAGAACGTGGGGCTCGACCGGCGGGAGGCGATGGCTCAGGTGAAGGCGAGTGGGCATCGGCGGGAGGTTATGCAGACGGGTTCTAAGCGGTTGACCGACTTCCTGGATGACATTGGGGTGTTGCGGGGTGTGGGGCGGCGGCTCTGGAGGTCTTCGGGGTTGCTGGCCTGA
- a CDS encoding FtsW/RodA/SpoVE family cell cycle protein, producing the protein MLSPGTTAQADPPTPVVPLPRRRGIEFTLIVLAVLLSVYGYCDVGIARTGSVPPGAVGYGAGLGVLALLAHLAVRLRAPYADPLLLPIGVLLNGLGLVLIYRLDLETPDDPAAPTQLVWSTLGMGLFIAVMVLLRDHRVLQRYTYVSVVSALVLLVLPIFFPSVNGARIWVRVAGFSIQPGEFAKVLLAVFFAGYLAANRNALAYTGRRVWRLQLPTGRVLGPILAIWLLSVGVLVLERDLGTSLLFFGLFVILLYVATGRTGWIAVGLLLAVCGAVAVGWLEPHVHSRVEDWLHPFASIEAGLGPNQLAQSLFSFAAGGMLGTGLGLGHSILIGFAAKSDFILATAGEELGLAGLSAIFLLYGLLVERGYRAGLALRDPFGRLLAVGLASIVALQVFVIAGGVTGLIPLTGMAMPFLAQGGSSVVTNWIIVALLMRLSDSARDRSGTATAEGIEGVRGGATP; encoded by the coding sequence ATGCTCTCGCCCGGAACGACAGCGCAGGCGGACCCGCCCACTCCCGTCGTCCCCCTCCCCCGGCGCCGTGGCATCGAGTTCACCCTCATCGTCCTGGCCGTCCTGCTCTCCGTGTACGGCTACTGCGACGTGGGCATCGCCCGGACCGGATCGGTCCCGCCCGGCGCCGTCGGCTACGGCGCCGGGCTCGGCGTACTCGCGCTCCTCGCGCATCTCGCGGTGCGTCTGCGGGCCCCGTACGCCGATCCGCTGCTGCTGCCGATCGGCGTCCTGCTCAACGGACTGGGCCTGGTGCTCATCTACCGGCTCGACCTGGAGACCCCGGACGACCCGGCGGCCCCGACGCAGCTCGTCTGGTCGACGCTGGGCATGGGCCTGTTCATCGCGGTCATGGTGCTGCTGCGCGACCACCGGGTGCTCCAGCGCTACACGTACGTGTCCGTCGTGAGCGCGCTCGTCCTGCTCGTCCTGCCCATCTTCTTCCCCTCCGTGAACGGCGCCCGGATCTGGGTCAGGGTCGCCGGATTCTCCATCCAGCCCGGCGAGTTCGCGAAGGTCCTGCTCGCGGTGTTCTTCGCCGGCTACCTCGCGGCGAACCGCAACGCCCTCGCGTACACCGGCCGTCGCGTCTGGCGGCTCCAACTGCCCACCGGGCGCGTCCTCGGCCCGATCCTCGCGATCTGGCTGCTGAGCGTCGGCGTCCTGGTCCTGGAACGGGACCTCGGCACCTCGCTGCTCTTCTTCGGCCTGTTCGTGATCCTGCTGTACGTCGCCACGGGCCGCACCGGCTGGATCGCGGTGGGCCTGCTGCTCGCGGTGTGCGGGGCCGTCGCCGTCGGCTGGCTCGAACCGCATGTGCACAGCAGGGTCGAGGACTGGCTGCACCCGTTCGCGTCGATCGAGGCGGGCCTGGGTCCGAACCAACTCGCCCAGTCGCTCTTCTCGTTCGCCGCCGGGGGGATGCTGGGCACGGGACTCGGCCTCGGCCACTCCATCCTCATCGGCTTCGCCGCCAAGTCGGACTTCATCCTGGCCACGGCGGGCGAGGAACTGGGTCTGGCCGGCCTCTCCGCGATCTTCCTGCTGTACGGGCTGCTGGTCGAGCGCGGCTACCGGGCGGGCCTCGCCCTGCGCGACCCCTTCGGCCGGCTGCTCGCGGTCGGACTCGCCTCGATCGTCGCCCTCCAGGTCTTCGTGATCGCGGGCGGGGTGACGGGGCTGATCCCCCTGACCGGAATGGCGATGCCCTTCCTGGCGCAGGGCGGTTCGTCGGTCGTCACCAACTGGATCATCGTGGCCCTGCTGATGCGCCTCAGCGACTCGGCACGCGACCGGTCGGGGACGGCGACGGCCGAGGGAATCGAGGGAGTCAGAGGAGGAGCCACGCCATGA
- a CDS encoding DUF3291 domain-containing protein, with protein MTQPAAAYELAQVNISRLKAPLDSPQLKDFVDALDPVNAVADAADGFVWRLQSDSGNATDTSVFGDDWLIINLTVWRDTNALTAFMYQGQHRELLTRRNEWFERIQEAMTALWWVPAGHRPTVAEAEERLLHLRAHGATAYAFTLRTSFPAGEAAPTALSEETRALPDVECPV; from the coding sequence ATGACTCAGCCCGCAGCCGCGTACGAACTCGCCCAGGTGAACATCTCCCGGCTCAAAGCCCCGTTGGACTCCCCGCAGTTGAAGGACTTCGTCGACGCCCTCGATCCGGTGAACGCCGTCGCCGACGCCGCGGACGGTTTCGTCTGGCGTCTGCAGAGCGACTCCGGCAACGCGACGGACACGTCCGTCTTCGGCGACGACTGGCTGATCATCAACCTGACGGTGTGGCGGGACACCAACGCCCTGACCGCGTTCATGTACCAGGGACAGCACCGTGAGCTGCTCACCCGCCGCAATGAATGGTTCGAGCGGATCCAGGAGGCGATGACGGCTCTGTGGTGGGTGCCGGCCGGGCACCGGCCGACGGTCGCCGAGGCGGAGGAGCGGCTGCTGCATCTGCGGGCGCACGGGGCGACCGCGTACGCGTTCACGCTGCGGACGTCGTTCCCGGCCGGGGAGGCTGCGCCGACGGCCCTGTCCGAGGAGACTCGGGCCCTTCCCGATGTGGAGTGCCCTGTCTAG
- a CDS encoding TetR/AcrR family transcriptional regulator, with protein MTSEVPTRAYRRLSVEERRSQLLDAALSLFAARAPEDVSLDDVAEAAGVSRPLVYRYFPGGKQQLYEAALRSAAEELEHCFAEPPEGPLTQRLSNALDRYLAFVDEHDAGFSALLQGGSVVETSRTTAIVDGVRRAAAEHILVHLEVEEPAPRLRMTVRMWITAVEAASLIWLDEEKEPPLDELRDWLVEQFVACLVATAGRDAQAAGAVRAALAMEPADGPMGTFARAVLPVVSDAAHLL; from the coding sequence ATGACCTCGGAGGTTCCCACACGCGCGTATCGGCGGCTCAGTGTCGAGGAGCGGCGGAGCCAACTGCTCGACGCGGCGCTGTCGTTGTTCGCGGCCCGGGCCCCCGAGGACGTCTCCCTGGACGATGTCGCGGAAGCGGCCGGCGTATCGCGCCCCCTGGTGTACCGGTACTTCCCCGGCGGCAAGCAGCAGTTGTACGAAGCCGCACTGAGGTCCGCCGCCGAAGAGCTGGAGCACTGTTTCGCCGAACCCCCGGAGGGCCCGCTCACCCAGCGGCTCTCCAACGCCCTCGACCGCTACCTCGCCTTCGTTGACGAGCACGACGCCGGATTCAGCGCGCTGTTGCAGGGCGGAAGTGTCGTCGAGACGTCACGGACCACGGCCATCGTGGACGGCGTGCGACGGGCCGCCGCCGAGCACATCCTGGTTCATCTGGAGGTCGAGGAGCCGGCACCCCGGCTCCGGATGACCGTCCGGATGTGGATCACGGCGGTCGAGGCCGCCTCCCTGATCTGGCTGGATGAAGAGAAGGAACCGCCGCTGGACGAGCTGCGGGACTGGCTCGTCGAGCAGTTCGTCGCGTGTCTCGTGGCGACCGCGGGGCGCGACGCCCAGGCCGCCGGTGCCGTACGGGCCGCGCTCGCGATGGAGCCCGCGGACGGCCCGATGGGCACGTTCGCCCGGGCGGTGCTGCCCGTCGTGAGCGACGCGGCCCACCTGCTGTGA
- a CDS encoding response regulator transcription factor has product MTRILIVDDQEEIRAGIKAMLRLDPGLVVTGDLSDGLQVVPYLRDHPVDLVLMDIRMPGIDGVEATRRIRKEHPPEELRVIVLTTFDQDDIVLAALRAGANGFLSKTVSPAELVAGITEVVGGGGALSAAATAALIGHMTDSPPPLIDQELLRRFDALTPRERDVIVLVASGLGNDEIAAQLSVSPFTVKTHAVRAMTKVGARDRAQLVSFTFRAGLYP; this is encoded by the coding sequence ATGACACGGATTCTGATCGTCGACGACCAGGAAGAGATCAGGGCCGGCATCAAAGCGATGCTCAGGCTCGACCCCGGTCTTGTCGTCACGGGCGATCTCTCCGACGGACTCCAGGTCGTCCCCTACCTCCGGGACCACCCCGTCGACCTCGTCCTGATGGACATCCGGATGCCCGGCATCGACGGTGTCGAGGCCACCCGCCGGATCCGCAAGGAACACCCACCCGAAGAGCTGCGGGTGATCGTGCTGACCACCTTCGACCAGGACGACATCGTTCTCGCCGCCCTCCGCGCGGGTGCCAACGGCTTCCTGAGCAAGACCGTGAGCCCCGCCGAACTCGTAGCCGGAATCACCGAGGTCGTAGGCGGCGGCGGTGCACTGTCGGCCGCCGCGACGGCCGCGCTCATCGGCCACATGACCGACAGCCCGCCCCCGCTGATCGACCAGGAACTGCTACGACGCTTCGACGCCCTGACACCCAGGGAGCGGGACGTGATCGTCCTCGTCGCGAGCGGCCTAGGCAACGACGAGATCGCGGCCCAGCTCTCCGTGTCGCCCTTCACCGTGAAAACGCATGCAGTGCGGGCCATGACAAAGGTCGGCGCCCGCGACCGAGCCCAACTCGTCTCGTTCACCTTCCGCGCCGGCCTCTACCCCTGA
- a CDS encoding peptidoglycan D,D-transpeptidase FtsI family protein, translated as MTRYIRHAAAFCALLLIALLVNATRIQLVQARSYDENPANRRHTIARYGQPRGDILVGGKPVTGSKDSGEQFRYERTYRNGPLYAPVTGFSSQVYGTNLLEGAEDDILAGTDPLLSPLPLWNDLTRARNPGGHVVTTLDPAAQEAAFAGLGDRRGAVAALEPSTGRILALVSTPSYNPEELSGTDSAVARAWTRLNQAANKPMLNRAVRQTYPPGSTFKVVTAAAALDAGVVEDLDEPTKSPAPYRLPGSSVRLTNEVEGCADASLRYAFTWSCNTVFAKLGVDVGVVRMRAGAAGFGFNERQLRIPFRVSPSTFDTRVDQAQLALSSIGQYNTRATPLQMAMVAGAVANNGSVRTPHLVERTTTDDGDTVSATGQRTLRQAMNPATAVQLRELMTDVVERGTGKNAAIPGATVGGKSGTAQHGIHNSGTPYAWFISWAKADDAMEPAVAVAVVVEDAEADRGDISGGGDAAPIARDVMEAVLTP; from the coding sequence ATGACCCGTTACATCCGGCACGCCGCCGCCTTCTGTGCCCTGCTCCTGATCGCCCTCCTCGTCAACGCCACCCGCATCCAGCTCGTCCAGGCCCGCTCGTACGACGAGAACCCGGCCAACCGCCGCCACACCATCGCCCGTTACGGCCAGCCGCGCGGCGACATCCTCGTCGGCGGCAAGCCTGTCACCGGTTCCAAGGACTCCGGGGAGCAGTTCCGCTACGAACGGACCTACAGGAACGGCCCGTTGTACGCACCCGTCACCGGCTTCTCCTCGCAGGTGTACGGGACGAATCTGCTGGAGGGCGCCGAGGACGACATCCTGGCGGGCACCGACCCACTGCTGTCGCCGCTCCCCCTGTGGAACGACCTCACCCGGGCCCGCAACCCCGGCGGCCATGTCGTCACGACCCTCGACCCGGCCGCGCAGGAGGCGGCGTTCGCGGGGCTCGGCGACCGGCGTGGCGCGGTGGCCGCGCTCGAACCGTCCACGGGACGGATCCTGGCGCTGGTCTCCACCCCCTCCTACAACCCCGAGGAGCTCTCCGGGACGGACTCGGCGGTGGCCCGGGCCTGGACGCGGCTGAACCAGGCGGCCAACAAGCCGATGCTCAACCGGGCCGTGCGGCAGACCTATCCGCCCGGCTCGACCTTCAAGGTGGTCACCGCGGCGGCGGCCCTCGACGCGGGCGTGGTGGAGGACCTCGACGAGCCCACGAAGTCCCCCGCCCCCTACCGGCTGCCGGGCAGCTCGGTCCGGCTGACGAACGAGGTCGAGGGCTGCGCGGACGCGTCCCTGCGGTACGCCTTCACCTGGTCCTGCAACACCGTCTTCGCCAAGCTGGGCGTGGACGTCGGGGTGGTCCGCATGCGGGCGGGGGCTGCCGGATTCGGCTTCAACGAACGGCAGTTGAGGATCCCCTTCCGGGTCTCCCCCAGCACCTTCGACACCCGGGTGGACCAGGCGCAGCTCGCGCTCTCCTCCATCGGCCAGTACAACACCCGGGCGACGCCGCTGCAGATGGCGATGGTCGCCGGGGCCGTCGCGAACAACGGCTCGGTGCGTACGCCCCATCTGGTGGAGCGGACGACCACCGACGACGGCGACACGGTGTCGGCCACCGGGCAGCGCACCCTCCGCCAGGCCATGAACCCCGCCACCGCCGTACAGCTGCGCGAGCTGATGACGGACGTGGTGGAGCGGGGCACCGGCAAGAACGCCGCCATCCCCGGCGCCACCGTCGGCGGCAAGTCCGGCACCGCCCAGCACGGCATCCACAACTCCGGTACGCCGTATGCCTGGTTCATCTCCTGGGCGAAGGCCGACGACGCGATGGAGCCGGCCGTGGCCGTCGCGGTCGTCGTCGAGGACGCGGAGGCCGACCGGGGGGACATCAGCGGGGGCGGGGACGCGGCGCCGATCGCTCGGGATGTGATGGAGGCGGTGCTCACTCCGTGA
- a CDS encoding DUF308 domain-containing protein: MTQTTVNPSTTTTSTTLSGLRSLYLIRVAFSLVWVALVTATSASLVSTDKPTVAAAVLLVVYPLWDAIATLVERRMAAATGSTDRVGTVNMALGLATTAGMLIAVFSTIGTTLLVFGIWALLSGAVQLVVAIRRRRTLGAQWPMVISGGLSVLAGASFAAMSSSATSSLSTLAGYSAFGAFWFLVSAIALSIRGRRENR, encoded by the coding sequence ATGACTCAGACCACTGTGAATCCGAGCACGACCACGACCTCGACGACGCTCTCCGGGCTCCGATCGCTCTACCTGATCCGGGTCGCCTTCTCCCTGGTCTGGGTGGCACTCGTCACCGCGACCTCCGCCTCGCTGGTGTCGACGGACAAGCCCACCGTGGCTGCGGCCGTGCTGCTCGTCGTCTACCCCCTGTGGGACGCCATCGCCACGCTCGTCGAACGTCGCATGGCCGCCGCCACCGGCTCCACGGACCGCGTCGGTACGGTCAACATGGCTCTCGGCCTGGCCACCACCGCCGGGATGCTCATCGCCGTCTTCTCCACCATCGGGACGACCCTGCTCGTGTTCGGCATCTGGGCCCTCCTTTCCGGAGCGGTCCAGCTCGTCGTGGCGATCCGGCGCCGGCGCACCCTCGGTGCCCAGTGGCCCATGGTCATCAGCGGCGGCCTGTCCGTCCTCGCCGGTGCCTCCTTCGCCGCCATGTCCTCCTCTGCGACGAGCAGCCTGTCCACCCTCGCCGGATACTCCGCCTTCGGCGCCTTCTGGTTCCTCGTCTCCGCCATCGCCCTCAGCATCCGCGGCCGACGCGAAAATCGTTGA
- a CDS encoding C40 family peptidase, translated as MSGRLLRLVCTAAIAAGAVLAPGPAAAVPEPGESPVAEPGESLAPDSVPEGEPSVAELLTDLQRLYREAEEATETYNATEEKLKRQRTEVARLNGRLSAARLSLQGSRGAAGRLARQQYQGTSEISSYVRLLLARDPQHALDQGQVIRQVSLERAGTVDRLAVDERRSDRLAREARRALDEQLTLAERQKKDRDLVGKRLKDVEELLVSLSAEQLARVAELEKSGVAEAQDELVTSGALSSARPPSREGDEALRHAVDQIGKPYEWGAEGPDTYDCSGLTSEAWGSAGRAIPRTSQEQWAQLPRVELNELRPGDLVVYFPEATHVAMYLGDGMVVQAPRPGATVKVSPIAANPVLGAVRPDPDGEPLQTYTPPELPEGATDGSDEGYSTTSHPGALGTAQSATTDPHPR; from the coding sequence GTGTCAGGAAGGCTTCTGCGGCTGGTCTGTACGGCGGCGATCGCGGCCGGCGCCGTCCTCGCACCCGGGCCCGCGGCGGCGGTGCCCGAGCCCGGTGAGAGTCCGGTGGCCGAGCCCGGTGAGAGCCTTGCACCGGATTCCGTACCGGAGGGCGAGCCGTCCGTCGCCGAGTTGCTGACCGACCTCCAGCGGCTGTACCGGGAGGCCGAGGAGGCGACCGAGACGTACAACGCGACCGAGGAGAAGCTGAAGCGGCAGCGGACCGAGGTCGCCAGGCTCAACGGGCGCCTCTCCGCGGCCAGGCTCTCGCTCCAGGGCAGCCGCGGCGCCGCCGGACGGCTCGCCCGGCAGCAGTACCAGGGCACGAGCGAGATCTCCTCGTACGTACGGCTGCTGCTCGCCCGCGATCCTCAGCACGCGCTCGACCAGGGCCAGGTGATCCGGCAGGTCTCGCTGGAGCGCGCCGGAACGGTCGACCGGCTGGCGGTGGACGAGCGGAGGAGCGACAGGCTGGCGCGGGAGGCCCGCCGCGCGCTCGACGAGCAACTCACCCTCGCCGAACGGCAGAAGAAGGACCGCGACCTCGTGGGCAAGCGGCTGAAGGACGTCGAGGAGCTGCTCGTCTCACTGAGCGCCGAACAGCTCGCCCGGGTCGCCGAGTTGGAGAAGTCGGGCGTGGCCGAGGCGCAGGACGAGCTCGTGACCTCGGGTGCGCTGAGCAGTGCGCGGCCGCCCTCCCGTGAAGGCGACGAGGCGCTGCGCCATGCCGTGGACCAGATCGGCAAGCCGTACGAGTGGGGCGCCGAGGGACCGGACACGTACGACTGCTCCGGTCTCACCTCGGAGGCCTGGGGCAGCGCGGGCCGCGCCATTCCCCGTACCAGCCAGGAGCAGTGGGCCCAACTGCCTCGCGTGGAGCTGAACGAGCTGCGTCCGGGGGACCTGGTCGTCTACTTCCCCGAGGCCACCCATGTCGCCATGTACCTGGGTGATGGCATGGTCGTCCAGGCTCCGAGGCCTGGGGCGACGGTCAAGGTGTCCCCCATCGCCGCCAATCCCGTACTGGGTGCCGTTCGGCCGGACCCAGACGGAGAGCCCCTGCAGACCTACACCCCGCCGGAGCTCCCGGAGGGCGCGACGGACGGTTCGGACGAGGGCTACAGCACCACTTCCCACCCAGGGGCGCTGGGAACTGCGCAATCAGCCACGACCGATCCGCACCCGAGGTGA